ACGCAAGCGACGGTGGTGGGTCGATCCGGATTCCTGCGGCATGTTGCGGTGTTTTTGGACTCAAGCCATCTCGCGGCCGCGTCCCGATGGGACCATCGCGCGGTGAGGGTTGGGGCGGCCTCGCAGTCGACGGTGTTCTGTCGCGCAGCGTTCGCGATACGGCTGCGGCGCTGGACGCCATCGGCGGCGACGAAATTGGCGCGCCGTACGCTGCGCCATCGGCGCCCGCGTCGTTCACTGATCTACTCAACCGTCCCGTGAACAAGCCGCTGAGAATTGCCAAGTGGACGTCCGCATTCAACGGGGTGCCCATCGCGGATGAGTGCCTGGAAGCACTTGAGCATGCGGCCGTCCTGCTGCGCCGTGCCGGTCACGACGTTGTTGACTCATCGCTCCCTTCCCTCGATTACGACGGCCTGGTCAGGGCGCACATCAATGTGTTGGTCGCGAACGCATTTCTGTCTGTTGACGGAATGGTGAAGGGGCAATCAGAGGAAAAATGGCGGAGCCGGCTCGAGCCAGCAATCTTCGACGCCTACAAGCTCGGAAAAGATCTCTCGGCTGCCGAGTATGTTGCGGCGATCAACACCTTCCACAGCGTTGGGCGACGTGTTGCACGAAGCATGAAGGAGTTCGATCTCGCACTAACTCCAACGCTCACCCAACTGCCAGCGAGGTTGGGTCAGTTCACGATGGACTCGGATTTCAGGTCTTTTCGCGAAGACGTGTCCAAGTACACGACCTTCCTGACGATTTCGAACGCATCCGGCCAACCGGCAGCCAACGTTCCATGTTACTGGACCGCAGCGGGTCTTCCGGTTGGAGTTCAATTAATTGGGCATTTTGGACGCGAGGATCAGATTTTGATCGCGGCCGCGCAGATGGAAGAGTTGGGGCCGTGGTCGGGGCGCCGTCCTAACGTCTGACATTCGTCTTTCGCACGGTTCATATGTGAAACTGGCCGCCGTGTTGCCTCGGCGGCCTCGCTACATGTCGTCATGTATCGCATGCACCAGGTGCATGTTGCCGTGCAGCATCAAACGCTCTCTTCGCCAATTTGCCGCGACAGCCACTCCTTGGAAATGTCTACGGGAACCATTGAGGAGATTGGAACACGCCAGCGGGCACACGCCTGAGTGTCTAGACAACGACAACTTCAAAGCCCGCCTTTGGATCGTCGCACCGCGGACACTTCCACTCTTCCGGTAGCGCTTCCCATTCGGTTCCGGCCGGCACTCCAAGCGCCGGTTCACCTTCCAATTCGCTATATACGAATCCACACCCCCTGCAAATCCCGATCTTGAAACGGGGCACCGAGGAGGTGCTCGCCTGCATTGCGCATAACGAAACCGCATCCGCTGGATCATTCATCATTGTGCTCCGGGTTAACGCCTAGTTTTGAGATTGGTTGAATTAGGTTGCATGTGTCGCCTCCCTGAGGGCCGGCGTGCAATCTCGTTTCACGCGCCCAGTCTTCAATAGCAGAGTTATCATACTAGCTAGTCAAAAAAAAGTTCTTCGTAGTATTATGGGGAAACGACGGGGGAGTCGGGGTAAGGGAGCTTGCCCTCTATGCGTCAATGGCGCTGAGTAATACTTCTTGGAGGCGGATCGTGTGCTGGGCAAGCGTAACTGACACTGTTGCTAGGGCTTTCGACAGGTTGTGGATTGCCAAGGAGAAAGTATCGGTAGGTCCGACCAGCAGTCTCCTCGATGAGTTGTGTGCTCTATCGATGCTCGAGGGAAATGAACTTCCTCTGGTGGTAGTCCGCGGCTCCGCTGCGCACCTTACTGCTGTCGCCGCGCTGCAGAACGAGGAAACCCTTCTGGCACTAAAGGCGGCGAACCGGGCGTCGGAGTCGTGGGAGGGAGCCGCAAGGCTGGTCAGAGCTTCAATGTCTGCCGTAGATACGCTATATGCATCACCATGGCGGCGTCTAACGCGCGCGAGCACTGGCCCGGAGCAGACAGATGCCGTTCAACTTGCGTCAATCTCTCTGCAAAAAACCAGAATGCTCGTTGCAGTTGCCTTTGCGCAGCAACGGAGATTCGACGATGCAATAGCGATAGCGTCGAAGGTCGTGGAGCAATGGCGCAAGACTCCGTTGCGCGGCGCACCATCCTTGCTTTGCGTCGAACGTGCGCTGCAAAACTGGCTATCTCGTAAAGGTCAAAATTCTGACGCCTCCTATCTGGAGGGCCAGAGCGCTGCACTCTACGCAGTTCCGCAGCATGTGCTATCGAATCAGCCTATTGAACCCGGCCGAAACGACAATCGTCTCTTGCTCGCTTTCGCCGAAGCTGTATCGATTCTCCCGCGCGATCTGGAGCTGAGTCACACGGTCATCCGGCAGGTGAACTCAACTCAGCCCTTCACAGCGAGATGCGGCGCCGTTTCCAGTAATGCCGATCTTCTCGGGACGTATACGCCGGCACGGGGTCTGTTTGCCGGTCATCTCGCGTTACAAACGATTGGCAACTAGCCGCAAAGTTACGCCGAAATCGCGAACATTGAAAAAAAGTACTGACTAGGCGGTCAATTTTTTTTAGTGTAGAGTACATTGAAATGAGCCTTGCTGAGACGGTGAATCTTGCCCCGTCCTGGAAGCGAAACCTAGTACCTTGGAGGACTTATCCATGATTGACCTGAATGGCCGCGTCGCGGTAGTTACCGGTGGTGAAACTGGTATCGGACTTGCAATTTCGCGCACTCTTGCATTGGCGGGCGCGAAGACCGTCATTGGCGGCATACTGGACGACAAAGGGCAGGCAGCCGCCGAGCAGATCAAGAAGGACGGTGGCGATGTTGTTTTCATCAAGACTGACGTGAGTGCTGAGGAGCAGGTTGAGGCGCTGGTTCAGTCTGCAGTTGACCGCTTTGGGAAACTGGACATCATGGTCAACAACGCAGGTGTCTTTGATGGTTTTGCTGACTGTGTCGAGACATCGCCGGCGTTGT
This Paraburkholderia phymatum STM815 DNA region includes the following protein-coding sequences:
- a CDS encoding amidase — its product is MNSSEYSKYDALGLAALLRSKDVSPRELMDCAIDIAREVNPKINALCYERFESAKAYAETAEIKGVFGAVPFLLKDSALASREFPTSIGSNLFRDIPFKYDSTLVERFNEAGLISFARTTVPELCMAPTTEAVANGGPTRNPWDLSRSAGGSSGGAAAAVAAGIVPIAHASDGGGSIRIPAACCGVFGLKPSRGRVPMGPSRGEGWGGLAVDGVLSRSVRDTAAALDAIGGDEIGAPYAAPSAPASFTDLLNRPVNKPLRIAKWTSAFNGVPIADECLEALEHAAVLLRRAGHDVVDSSLPSLDYDGLVRAHINVLVANAFLSVDGMVKGQSEEKWRSRLEPAIFDAYKLGKDLSAAEYVAAINTFHSVGRRVARSMKEFDLALTPTLTQLPARLGQFTMDSDFRSFREDVSKYTTFLTISNASGQPAANVPCYWTAAGLPVGVQLIGHFGREDQILIAAAQMEELGPWSGRRPNV
- a CDS encoding rubredoxin, whose product is MMNDPADAVSLCAMQASTSSVPRFKIGICRGCGFVYSELEGEPALGVPAGTEWEALPEEWKCPRCDDPKAGFEVVVV